The Pan troglodytes isolate AG18354 chromosome 7, NHGRI_mPanTro3-v2.0_pri, whole genome shotgun sequence genome has a window encoding:
- the PSCA gene encoding prostate stem cell antigen isoform X2 — protein sequence MKAVLLALLMAGLALQPGTALLCYSCKAQVSNEDCLQVENCTQLGEQCWTARIRAVGLLTVISKGCSLNCVDDSQDYYVGKKNITCCDTDLCNASGAHALQPAAAILALLPALGLLLWGSGQL from the exons ATGAAGGCTGTGCTGCTTGCCCTGTTGATGGCAGGCTTGGCCCTGCAGCCAG GCACTGCCCTGCTGTGCTACTCCTGCAAAGCCCAGGTGAGCAACGAGGACTGCCTGCAGGTGGAGAACTGCACCCAGCTGGGGGAGCAGTGCTGGACCGCGCGCATCC GCGCAGTTGGCCTCCTGACCGTCATCAGCAAAGGCTGCAGCTTGAACTGCGTGGATGACTCACAGGACTACTACGTGGGCAAGAAGAACATCACGTGCTGTGACACCGACTTGTGCAACGCCAGCGGGGCCCATGCCCTGCAGCCGGCTGCCGCCATCCTTGCGCTGCTCCCTGCACTCGGCCTGCTGCTCTGGGGATCCGGCCAGCTATAG